One Deltaproteobacteria bacterium genomic window, AAGGCCTTAGAGGTGTTTACGCCGCAATCAGCGGAGAGACAGGGGATCCGGATGTGGCCGGGCTGGCCGTCAGGCTGTCGGAAATCGAGGATCGCCATATGGAGCGGCTCATTCATCTCTATCGCACACTGGATCCCGATAGTGCCGACCGGAAGGCGTTTGAAGCCGACATCATCGCAGGGATCATGGAGGGCGGTTATACAACAGAGGAATTTCTCCATCAAAACAAGGATGCCATGACCACGGTGCCCGATCTCCTCAATATGGCCATGATGCTGGAGGCCCAGGCCCTGGACCTCTACATGCGATATTCTGAAAAGGTTCAGAACGATACGGCCAAAAACGTCTTCTATGACCTGGCAGAAGAGGAAAAGGACCACCTGGCCCGCCTGGGCCGCCTCCTGGACGAGAAGATCTGATGGCAACCTATACCGGTATCAATCATCTTGCCATGGCCACCGGGGACATGGATGCCACGATCCGTTTCTGGCGGGATCTGCTCGGGATGCGGCTGGTGGCAGGGCTTGGAAGGCCGGGATACCGGCACTACTTCTTTGAGATATCGGCCCATGATATGATCGCCTTCTTCGAGTGGCCCCATGTGGAAAAAATCCCTGAAAAGGATCACGGGGTCCCTGTCAAGGGCCTTTTTGCCTTTGACCACGTTTCGTTTGAGGTGAAGACAGAAGAAGATCTGTGGGAATTAAAGGCAAAACTGGAGGCCGCCGACATCTGGGTTTCCGAGGTCATGGACCACGGGTTCATCCACTCCATCTATGCCTTTGATCCCAACCATATTCCCATTGAGTTCAGCGCCCCGGTACCGGGCGTGGACATCCGGAACCACCCTAAAATGAAGGACAGTGCACCCACGACCGTGTCGCGGCAAGGGCCTGATCCACAGCCCGGGGTTTGGCCCGAGGGAGCGGAGACAACGCCGCCTGAAGACCGAAGGGTCTACCCTGGTGAGGGGAGGGTCCTGGCCGAAAAGGATAAGGATGAATCCTGAGAGCAGCAGATGACCCAAATGCCGCCGGTGAAACAGGGACCCATGGAAGACAAATTGAACACGGCTGCAGCAAACTCCCCGCGGCCCGGAGGCCGTCAACTGAAAACCAGGGTCCGCGACATCCTGACCTCCATGGATATAAAACGGGCACTGGATGCATTGGATCAGATGCCTCCCCGCCGGGTGATCAACCCGCTCTTTTCCATCCTCTACCAGGGGGATGACCGGCTCAGGTGGACCGCCATAACAGCCATGGGCCGGGTGGTGGGACGGCTTGCCGACGAGGACCGGGAGGCGGCCAGGGTCATCATGCGCCGGCTCATGTGGAACCTCAACGACGAATCAGGAGGCATCGGATGGGGGTCGCCGGAGGCCATGGGGGAGATCCTGGCATGCCACGAGGGCCTTGCCCAAGAATATGCCCCCATACTCTTATCCTACGCAAGAGAGGACGGCAATTATCTGGAACTCGAGATGCTGCAGCGGGGCCTCCTCTGGGGGATTGCACGGCTGGCCCAGGCGAGACCCCGCCTGGTTCAGGGTGCGGTTTTACACCTGGTTCCCTACCTTGAATCGAAGGACCCGGCTGTGAGGGGGATGGCTGCGCACATCATGGGCCTTCTCGAGGTTTGGGAGGCTCGCGGGGATCTTCAGTCTTTGACCGAGGATGAAGCAGAGTTCCAAACCTGGGCGGATTGCAGGGTCGTCCATCGACGGGTCAACCACATGGCGAAGGAGGCCCTCAAGAGGCTGTCGGTTTCAGAGAGTAACCGGTTAAACAGGAAAGGAGATTTGTTATGAATGAACGGTATGCCAATCCCTATGTTATCGGCGTGTTGCTCGGCCTTGTCCTGCTGTTTTCCTTTTACACTATGGGAAGGGGGGTCGGCTCATCCTCCACCTTTTCCAGGATTGCTGCCGCAGGGATCGATCTGACGGCGTCCGATCACGCAAAGCAGATCACATATTTTTCAAAATACCTTTCGAGAGAGCGTTCTCCCCTCATGGCCTGGCTGGTTTTCCTGACCTTGGGCGCCGGGCTCGGCGGCCTGTTTTCTGCCTTTATCTCCCATAGAATCCGGGGAGAGGTGCTGCGGGGTCCTTCCATAGGGGTCTCTGCCCGGCTGTGGCTTGCCCTGGCCGGAGGGATCCTCTCCGGGTTTGCCGCCAGGCTGGCCCGGGGGTGTACCAGCGGCCAGGCCTTGACCGGTGCATCCGAGCTGGCCTTTGGGAGCTGGGTCTTCATGTTCTCCATCTTTGCCGGGGCATATGCAATGGCATATTTCTTCAGAAAGGAGTGGCTATAATGGGACCGCTGTACAAGTTCGGATGGTTTGACTTTGCCTACAGTCTTCAGATTGCCGGGCTCATCGGATTTCTGTTTGGGTTTGTCCTGGAAAGGGCGGGGTTCGGGAACGCCAGAAAACTCACCGCCATTTTTTATCTGAGAGATTTTGCCGTATTGAAGGTCATGTTCACCGCCATTGTGGTATGCATGATAGGCCTTTTGTATTTTTCAGTGTTCGGCTGGATCGATCTCAGCCGGGTCTATCTCCTCCCCACATACATCTGGCCGCAGATCGTGGGGGGTCTTGTCCTGGGCATCGGGTTTGTCATGGGTGGGTACTGCCCCACCACTTCGGTGGTGGCCACGGTCTCGGGAAAGCTGGACGGTCTTGTTTTTACCGGGGGAATGATACTGGGATCATTCATCTTTGCCGAACTCTTTCCCCTGCTCAAAGGTTTCTACGAAGCCGGTTCCATGGGGCCTGTCCGCCTTTCAGACGTCCTTCGCATCCATTCCGGCCTGGTCGCCTTTCTCGTATGTCTGATGGCCGTCGGTGCCTACTGGGGGGTTGAGAAGGTGGAGCAGCGGTTTGGGGACAGGGAGACCCTTCCACGCGGATCCAAGAGGGTAAAGCGAACGGCCGCGGCAGTCCTCATTTTTCTGGGGCTCATCCTGGCCATTGTCAATCCGGACCGGATGACTGCTCAACGGGCCACGGCAGGGCCGGTCGGACCGGTCAAAAAAAGCGAGCCGATGGAGACCACAGCCCCGAAAGCGGAAAAACCCGCATCCTCCGGCTTCCAGATTGTGGAAGACGAAGGATGCTGATGTGTCAATAATGCCAGCAAATATACGATTTCCTGACGCGTAAACATTACAAAAGAATGACCCCATCAGACATGTTTCCGTTCAACTAACTGGATTTACATATTTTTTCAAATTATCAGCGTTCGTGTACTATTTTGCGCACAACTTTTGCATATAAATTTTTACTAAAGCGGTTCATTGATTTTGCCGATATATGAGTTAACTTAAATACAAATGATCGCGTGGCTGAAGCGCCAAGAGACAACTTTAACACATGATAATAAACCACGAGACGGCCCATGGCCTCCAAAGGTTATATTTAAAAGAGAAAGTTGACAAGGCGCTTAAACACAGGATTCTCGAATGTGCGTGCATCTTTTCCGATGCCAATCCACAAACATGAAAATGAAGCGATTGCATGAGGTAAAATAACGGCATTTCGGGAATCCATTAGATCATGATGGCGGCCTGGTAACAAACAGACCCAACCCTTAGCAAAACCAAAAATACCTTTCCATAATCAAGAAAACCCCTTATCCGGGCAGGGCCCCCCTCCGGGCCCTGCCTTTTTTTTCCGGCAACCCCTCTCCGGCCTTAAAACCAATACACCCCGTCATGGTGATTTCCCGTATCGCTGAGCATATTACGTATGGGGTTCGGTAAGGGGTCTCATTTGAAGACCTGCAAAAATCCGTATTGCTCGATCCTGTTCTCCGGACCAAAGACGGGCTGTTGCCTATCCTGCACATTTTTGGGTATACTCACTCCCATTCACGATTAGACAGAAGTTATATCGCCTTGTCCCCTTTATGCCCGGGCGTGCGCCACGGCCCTGTGCAGTCTTCATCGGTCTATGAAGCGGAGCGGTCTTACAGCCGACTCCCGTTAGAAGCGTCATCGTTCCATGAAAACTGAAAACATCGGACCTTAAAAATGCCCTATCCCTATGAAAAAATTCCTCCCGAGCTGTTGGACGCCCTCCTGGAAAACCCCCATGAATCCCAGATCCTGGTAGACCGTGACGGCATTATCCATTTTATCAGCATCCACAGCGAAGAGTTCTATGCCATGTCACAGGACGATGCGGTGGGCCGGCATATCCTGGAAATGAACCCGGAAAGCCTCCTTCCCCGGGTGATTGAGACCGGAAAGGCGGAGATGGGCCGTGTCCTGAAGATGGGCGGCAAGGAACGGATCGTGGCCCGCATCCCCTTGAAGGACCGCAACGGCAAGGTCGTCGGGGCAGTGGGGAAACTCATGTTCTGGCATATGGAGCAGGTCAAGGATCTGGTTCGCCAGGTGGAAATCCTGGAGGATCGACTCGACTATTATCAGAAAGAACTTCAGGCCATCTATTCGGACTGGTTTGCACTGGAACGGGTGGTGGGCGAATCGCCGGCCATGCGGCAGGCCAAGGCCGTGGCGGCCCAGGCGGCCGCATCAGACCTCTCCGTGCTCATCACCGGGGAGACCGGAACGGGAAAGGAGATATTTGCCCACGCGATCCATCAGCTCGGTGCACGGCGCAACAAGCCGTTTGTCAAGGTGAACTGCGCCGCCATTCCCCACGAGCTGTTCGAGTCGGAGATGTTCGGCTATGAGGCCGGGGCCTTTACCGGGGCCAGCCGGAGGGGCAAACCCGGCAAATTCGAGCTTGCGGATGGCGGCACGATCTTTCTGGACGAAGTGGGGGATTTGCCGTTACCGATGCAGGTCAAACTCCTGCGGGCCATTCAGGAGAGAACAGTAGAACGCCTGGGGGGGACCCGGGTCCTGAGCCTGGATTTCCGCGTCATCGCAGCCACCAACCGGGACCTGAAAGCGCTCATTTCCAAGGGGCTCTTTCGACAGGACCTCTACTATCGCCTCAACATCTTCCATCTGGAAACGCCCCCCCTCAGGACCATTCCTGAAGACATCCGCCGCCTCGCCTATCACATCCTCTCGGAAGTCGGGAAAGAAAGAAAAATCCGGACAGGTCCCATCACGCCGGAGGCCATGTCCCGGTTGGTCTCCTCCCCCTGGCCGGGAAACGTCCGGGAACTCAGGAACGTAATCGAACGGTCCATGGCCGCGGCAGGAGAAGGCCCCTTAAAAGAGGAGCACCTCCCGATGGATCTGCTGGAGGAGGTCCCCGAAGACAGGGATGATCCAGGACCGCCCCGGGCCTTGAGGGAAGAAATGGCCAAGGCCGAGCGTCTGATCCTCCAACGGGCGCTTCGCCATGCCGGCGGTAACCGAAGCCGGGCAGCCCGGATTCTGGGAATTCATAGGACCGGGCTTTACCAGAAAATAAAGACCCATGGCCTGGAATGAGCCCTAATGTATATAAATTTCTACATGTATATTAAATTCTGCACTCATGTGAAAAAATGCACTCCAATACAATTAATTGATATTACAATGAAACCCTGATTCCGGCCTCAAATGCCCTGTCTATTTTTCTATACATGTCTACCCCCGATTGCGTCCGTGGGCCTTTAATTTATCATTTTCCGCCCGATGTTTCCAAATAGTTATTGTCATTTCATTTAGTTACATGGCAACATGGGTCACGGGCACATGTATTGCAAAGAAAACAGCGAATCGCTTTTAATGTCAACGGATAAAATCCGAACGGCTGGTTTCTTCAGGACTTCAGGCGTAAGGCCTTAACATTAACTTCTGGATCCTCATCCCTGAATAGTAACATCCCGGTCTATCCGGGCTAGGATATGTCTATGGATTATGAAATTCCCGAATCTATACGCATGATGCTGGATACGATCCGGCGTTTCGTCAGGCAGGACCTCGAACCCATCAGCCAGAAGGTGGAGGATGAAGACCGGATCCCGGACAACATTGTTCAGGCCATGCGGGAACTGGGGCTTTTTGGTCTCTCTATCCCCGAGGCCTACGGCGGTCTGGGACTGGGCGTTCTGGGGGAATGCATGGTATATGAAGAGCTGTCCAAGGTCAATGCCTGTTTCCGTACCCGGATCGGCACCAACAACGGGATCGGTTCCCAGGGGATCGTCATAGACGGCACCGAGGAGCAAAAAGAGACCTACCTCCCCCGCCTGGCCTCGGGCGAGTGGATCGGTGTTTTTGCCCTGACCGAACCGGAGGCCGGCAGCGACGCGTCCAACATCCAGACCACCGCTGAACAACGCGGTGACACATGGATTCTCAATGGCCGGAAGCACTTCATCACCAACGGGGATATCGCCGATGTCATCACCGTCTTTGCGGTCACCGACAAGGCCAAGCGGGCCAAAGGCGGGATCACGGCCTTTCTGGTGGAAAAAAATTATCCGGGGTTCTTTGTGGGCGCCATCGAGCGCAAAATGGGCATGCGGGGGAGCCACACCTGCGAACTGATCTTCGACGCCTGCGAAATCCCGGCCCGGAATGTCATCGGCGGGTCGTCCATGGTGGGTCAGGGTTTCAAGACGGCCATGAAGGTCCTGGATAAGGGACGTCTGACCATGGGCGCATCCGCCCTGGGTTCGGCCCAACGCCTTCTGGAACTCTCTCTGGATTATGCAAAACAGCGGGTTCAGTTCAACCAGCCGATTGCGGGATTCCAGGCCATTCAGTTCATGCTGGCCGACATGGCGACCCAGATCTATGCGGGCCGTCAGATGCTCTACCATGCGGCACGGCTGAGGGACCAGCGGGGGACCGCGGTGGTCAAGGAGGCATCCATGGTCAAGCTTTTCTGTACCGAGATGGCCAATCGGGTGGCGGACATGGCCGTACAGATCCACGGCGGCATGGGATACATGAAGGACTTCCCTGTGGAGCGGTATTACCGGGACCTGCGTCTCACCCGCATTTACGAAGGGACCAGCGAGATCCAGCGGCTGGTCATTTCACGCGAACTCCTGAAAGGAAAATAGGTTATGGCGATAGGAAGCATCTTCATTATGGGAAGCGGTCTTATGGGGGCCGGTATCGGCCAGGTCTGCGCCCAGGCAAACATCCGGGTGACCCTGTGCGACCTCTCACAAGAGGTCCTGGACAGGGCCATGAAAGGCATCTCCTGGTCTGTGGGCAAGTTCCTGGAAAAGGGGAAGGTGGAGGGGACCCTGGATGACATCATGGGCCGCATTTCACCCACCACGTCTATTGAGGCCGCTGCGGGGGCCGATATGGTGATGGAGGCGGTTTTTGAAAACATCGATGTGAAACGGGAGGTGTTCGCCAGGCTGAGTCCCGTGATTTCGGAACATGCCCTGGTGGCCACCAACACCAGCGCCATCCCCATTACCGAGCTGGCCGCGGGCATCCCCCGGCCGGAGCGGTTTTTGGGTCTCCATTTTTTCAATCCCGTGCCCATGATGGCCGCCGTGGAGGTGATTCGCGGAATGGCCACCAGTGATGAGGCCTTTGCCGCAGGAAGGCAGTTTGTGCTCGACATGGGAAAGGAGCCCATCCTGGTCCACCGGGACGTGGCCGGATTCGTCATCAACCGGATCAACTTCCCTTCGACCATGGAGGCCATGCGCCTGGTGGAAGAAGGCGTCACCTCTGTAGAAGACGTGGACAAAGGCCTCCGCCTGGCCGCGGGCCGGCGCATGGGCATCTTCGAGACCGGGGATATGGTGGGCCTGGATGTCACCTACGGGGCCATGATGGCCATATATCAGGAGACCGGCGATCCCCGCTGGTACCCGCCGCTCCTGTTGCGGCGCAAGGTCAAGGCGGGACAATTGGGGAAAAAGACCGGCCGGGGATGGTATGTGTACGGCCCGGATGGAGAACGTCTGGGACCGGCCGACGACCACTGATGAAATGCAGCATCTTTGTGCCTTTGTGCCTTGTGTTAGAACATTTTAATACCTTATTTCCTGGTCTTCTGTCATGAAAAGCAAGAAAATATGGCCATCCTTCCACTGCACGCTTAGGCTTCCGTCATTCCGGCACGTTTCTAGCCGGAATCCAGAAATACGACGGACTGGATTCCGGCTAAGGGCATGCCGGAATGACGGGACAGCACACAGCCGTTTTGGTAGCGGTTATCCGCTTTAAGATATTCGATAGAGGGAACTCAACATGAGAGAAGCAGTCATTCTGAGCGCGGCACGCACGCCGGTGGGGAGGTTCGGCGGGACCCTCAAGGCGGTGACCGACCGGGACATCGCCGGGCTGGTCCTGAAAACGTCCATTGAACGGGCCGGCATCCGGCCGGACCAGGTGGAAGAGGTCATCTTTTCCCAGCAGTACCGCACCGGCGTTCTCCCCCCCAATATGGCCCGGCCCATCGCCATCGATGCCGGGATTCCCATCGAGGTCCCCGAATACACCGTGGCCAAGGCCTGCGGCGGGTCTTTGAAGACGGTCTTTCTGGCGGCCCAGGCCGTCAAGGCGGGAGACGCGGATCTCCTGGCCGCAGGCGGGGTGGAGCACATGTCCAATGCCGCCTACCTGATTCCCACGGGCCGGTGGGGGGCGCGCCTGGGTCATGCACAACTCATGGATCAGCTCGTCCTGTTCGATCCCATCAGCGGCAACACCATGGGCGAGACCGCGGAAAACGTGGCCGAGCGCTGGCAGGTCAACCGGGAAGACCAGGACCGATTCGCCCTGGAAAGCCAGCAAAAGGCGGCCAGGGCCCTGGAGCAAAACCTGTTCGAAGAAGAGATCGTCCCGGTTTCCATCCCCCAGAAAAAGGGCGATCCCGTCCGGTTTGCCATGGACGAACACCCGCGGCCCGGCACCACCCTGGAGGCCCTGGCCAGACTCACGCCGGTCTTCCGGCAGGGCGGTTCGGTGACCGCCGGGAACAGCAGCGGCATGAACGACGGGGCCGCCTGCGTGATCGTGGCCAGCCGGGAAAAGGCCCGGGAACTGGGCCTCAAGCCCCTGGTCTCCATCGTGGGATACGCCTCAATGGGCGTTGAACCTGCGGTCATGGGGATCGGTCCCATTTACGCCACCCGGAAGGTCCTGGAGAAGACCGGATTAACCCTGAATGACATCGATTTGGTGGAACTCAACGAGGCCTTTGCATCCCAGAGCCTGGCCTGCATTCGGGAACTGGGCCTGGACCCAAAAAAGGTGAACGTCAACGGAGGGGCCATCGCCCTGGGACATCCCATCAGCGCCACCGGCGGCGTTATCCTGACCAAGCTCATCTATGAAATGCGCCGGCAGGGCAGCCGTTACGGCCTGGCTACCATGTGCCTGGGCGGAGGGCAGGGAGTGGCTTTGATCGTCCAAAACGAGGGGGAATAGACCGACAGGGAGGTCCCTATGAACCTGGCACAACTGCTGATCGACAGCGCCGACCGCCGGCCGGATCATCCGGCCGTCATCTTCGGCAATCAACAGGCGACCTACCGGGAATTGGATCGTCGAACCGATGCCCTGGCCTGGGGTCTCAGGGAAAGGGGACTGGGCCCGGGGGATATCGCGGTCCTGATGATGCCCAATTCCATCGACTGGATCATCGCTTATTACGCCCTGGCCAAGTTAGGGGCCGTCGTCCTCCCCGTTAACTTTTTGTATCGCACCGAGGAGCTGACCCACATCTTTCGGGATTCGGGGGCCACGGCCTTCATCGGAAAGGCCGACCATCTGACATATGCCGGTCCCCTCGTCCTGGAATCCACCCGATTTCATCTGGCCTTGACCAGTGGAGAAGAGACGGCCGACGGCTTTGAGCCCCTGAACGGCCTTCTCCTGGATCGGGGCCCGTTCCCGGTTTACGACGTCCGGAACGACGACACCCTCGCCATCATCTATACGAGCGGCACCACCGGCCTGGCCAAGGGGGCCATGCTGACCCACCACAGTCTGGAGAGCAACGCCCGGACCGTGGCCGACATGCGTTACACCGAACCCCACGATGTCTGCCTGGGGGTGCTCCCCCTCTTTCACATCTACGGTCAGACCAGCACCCTGAACGCGAGCCTCTATCTGGGCCTGACCATACGCCTCTGGGAGCATTTTGACGCCGAAGCAGTCTTCACGGCCATTGAAACGGAAGAGAGCAGCATCCTGATCGCCGTGCCCACCATCTTCAACCGGCTGGCCGAGACCGCGGCCCAAACGCCCCCGGTCCGATCGTCTCTCAGGTTCTGCGTTTCCGGCGGGGCCTCTTTGCCGGTGGAGGTCCTGAGACGGTTTGAAAAGGCCTTTCACGTCACCATCTACGAGGGATACGGTCTGACCGAATGTTCCCCGGTGTGCGTGGAAAACCCCTATGGACGACCCACCAAACCCGGCTCCATCGGCGTTCCCATCCCCGGTTTCGAGGCCCGCATTGTGGATGAGAAGGATACGGATGTGCCGCCGGGGGGGGTAGGCGAGCTGATCGTCAAGGGACCCGGGGTCATGAAGGGCTACCTCAACCAGCCCGAGGCCACGGCAGAGGCCCTGCGGGGAGGCTGGCTCCACACCGGCGACCTGGCCCGGCAGGACGAGGATGGATACATCTTTATCGTGGACCGGAAAAAAGAGCTGATCATCCGTGGCGGGTACAATGTCTATCCCCGCGAAATCGAGGAGGTGCTCTATGGCCATCCGGCAGTTCTCGAGTGCGCCGTGGTGGGCCTGCCCCACCCGGATTTGGGTGAAGAAGTGGCCGCGGTGATTGTGTTGCGACCGGGCATTTCTACAACACCCGAGGAAATCCGCGATTATGTCAAGGAAAGGGTGGCGCCCTACAAATATCCCAGGGTGGTCCGGTTTGTCCCGGAGCTGCCCAAGACCAACACCGGCAAGATCCTCAAGCGCCGTATCCGATTGGACGGCCCTTGAACCTATATAGAGCCTGAACGAAAACCCCGTTCAGGCAAAATTGGGAATTGAGGAATTGCGAATTCCGAATTGGTGGAATAAAGTTTAAATTAATAAAAGCAATTTTTCTATTCCACCCCTTTTTAATTTCCGGGTTTCCGTTCAGCCATTATATAAGGAGGAAAACCCCTAACCGCCGGTTGCGACCGGCCCATGTGAAAAGGAGGAGGATAACGATGAAACGATTCCTGGTGTTGTTGGTCTGTCTGGTCTTTTCCATCGTCTTTCTTAGTGCCACAGCCATGGCCAAAACCCTGCGCATCCAGTGCGCCTACCCGCAGACAGCCTACGCGGGTCAGTCCACCCAGTTCTTTGCCGACAAGGTAAAGGAGCTGACCAAAGGAGAGGTGGAGGTCAAGGTCTTCTGGCCGGGAC contains:
- a CDS encoding ferritin family protein; translated protein: MSFLRGDETIKEMIALAYGMEEGLRGVYAAISGETGDPDVAGLAVRLSEIEDRHMERLIHLYRTLDPDSADRKAFEADIIAGIMEGGYTTEEFLHQNKDAMTTVPDLLNMAMMLEAQALDLYMRYSEKVQNDTAKNVFYDLAEEEKDHLARLGRLLDEKI
- a CDS encoding VOC family protein, whose protein sequence is MATYTGINHLAMATGDMDATIRFWRDLLGMRLVAGLGRPGYRHYFFEISAHDMIAFFEWPHVEKIPEKDHGVPVKGLFAFDHVSFEVKTEEDLWELKAKLEAADIWVSEVMDHGFIHSIYAFDPNHIPIEFSAPVPGVDIRNHPKMKDSAPTTVSRQGPDPQPGVWPEGAETTPPEDRRVYPGEGRVLAEKDKDES
- a CDS encoding HEAT repeat domain-containing protein; translation: MDIKRALDALDQMPPRRVINPLFSILYQGDDRLRWTAITAMGRVVGRLADEDREAARVIMRRLMWNLNDESGGIGWGSPEAMGEILACHEGLAQEYAPILLSYAREDGNYLELEMLQRGLLWGIARLAQARPRLVQGAVLHLVPYLESKDPAVRGMAAHIMGLLEVWEARGDLQSLTEDEAEFQTWADCRVVHRRVNHMAKEALKRLSVSESNRLNRKGDLL
- a CDS encoding YeeE/YedE family protein, yielding MNERYANPYVIGVLLGLVLLFSFYTMGRGVGSSSTFSRIAAAGIDLTASDHAKQITYFSKYLSRERSPLMAWLVFLTLGAGLGGLFSAFISHRIRGEVLRGPSIGVSARLWLALAGGILSGFAARLARGCTSGQALTGASELAFGSWVFMFSIFAGAYAMAYFFRKEWL
- a CDS encoding YeeE/YedE family protein; amino-acid sequence: MGPLYKFGWFDFAYSLQIAGLIGFLFGFVLERAGFGNARKLTAIFYLRDFAVLKVMFTAIVVCMIGLLYFSVFGWIDLSRVYLLPTYIWPQIVGGLVLGIGFVMGGYCPTTSVVATVSGKLDGLVFTGGMILGSFIFAELFPLLKGFYEAGSMGPVRLSDVLRIHSGLVAFLVCLMAVGAYWGVEKVEQRFGDRETLPRGSKRVKRTAAAVLIFLGLILAIVNPDRMTAQRATAGPVGPVKKSEPMETTAPKAEKPASSGFQIVEDEGC
- a CDS encoding sigma 54-interacting transcriptional regulator; translated protein: MPYPYEKIPPELLDALLENPHESQILVDRDGIIHFISIHSEEFYAMSQDDAVGRHILEMNPESLLPRVIETGKAEMGRVLKMGGKERIVARIPLKDRNGKVVGAVGKLMFWHMEQVKDLVRQVEILEDRLDYYQKELQAIYSDWFALERVVGESPAMRQAKAVAAQAAASDLSVLITGETGTGKEIFAHAIHQLGARRNKPFVKVNCAAIPHELFESEMFGYEAGAFTGASRRGKPGKFELADGGTIFLDEVGDLPLPMQVKLLRAIQERTVERLGGTRVLSLDFRVIAATNRDLKALISKGLFRQDLYYRLNIFHLETPPLRTIPEDIRRLAYHILSEVGKERKIRTGPITPEAMSRLVSSPWPGNVRELRNVIERSMAAAGEGPLKEEHLPMDLLEEVPEDRDDPGPPRALREEMAKAERLILQRALRHAGGNRSRAARILGIHRTGLYQKIKTHGLE
- a CDS encoding acyl-CoA dehydrogenase family protein, with protein sequence MDYEIPESIRMMLDTIRRFVRQDLEPISQKVEDEDRIPDNIVQAMRELGLFGLSIPEAYGGLGLGVLGECMVYEELSKVNACFRTRIGTNNGIGSQGIVIDGTEEQKETYLPRLASGEWIGVFALTEPEAGSDASNIQTTAEQRGDTWILNGRKHFITNGDIADVITVFAVTDKAKRAKGGITAFLVEKNYPGFFVGAIERKMGMRGSHTCELIFDACEIPARNVIGGSSMVGQGFKTAMKVLDKGRLTMGASALGSAQRLLELSLDYAKQRVQFNQPIAGFQAIQFMLADMATQIYAGRQMLYHAARLRDQRGTAVVKEASMVKLFCTEMANRVADMAVQIHGGMGYMKDFPVERYYRDLRLTRIYEGTSEIQRLVISRELLKGK
- a CDS encoding 3-hydroxyacyl-CoA dehydrogenase family protein, whose amino-acid sequence is MAIGSIFIMGSGLMGAGIGQVCAQANIRVTLCDLSQEVLDRAMKGISWSVGKFLEKGKVEGTLDDIMGRISPTTSIEAAAGADMVMEAVFENIDVKREVFARLSPVISEHALVATNTSAIPITELAAGIPRPERFLGLHFFNPVPMMAAVEVIRGMATSDEAFAAGRQFVLDMGKEPILVHRDVAGFVINRINFPSTMEAMRLVEEGVTSVEDVDKGLRLAAGRRMGIFETGDMVGLDVTYGAMMAIYQETGDPRWYPPLLLRRKVKAGQLGKKTGRGWYVYGPDGERLGPADDH
- a CDS encoding acetyl-CoA C-acetyltransferase, with amino-acid sequence MREAVILSAARTPVGRFGGTLKAVTDRDIAGLVLKTSIERAGIRPDQVEEVIFSQQYRTGVLPPNMARPIAIDAGIPIEVPEYTVAKACGGSLKTVFLAAQAVKAGDADLLAAGGVEHMSNAAYLIPTGRWGARLGHAQLMDQLVLFDPISGNTMGETAENVAERWQVNREDQDRFALESQQKAARALEQNLFEEEIVPVSIPQKKGDPVRFAMDEHPRPGTTLEALARLTPVFRQGGSVTAGNSSGMNDGAACVIVASREKARELGLKPLVSIVGYASMGVEPAVMGIGPIYATRKVLEKTGLTLNDIDLVELNEAFASQSLACIRELGLDPKKVNVNGGAIALGHPISATGGVILTKLIYEMRRQGSRYGLATMCLGGGQGVALIVQNEGE
- a CDS encoding long-chain fatty acid--CoA ligase, which gives rise to MDSADRRPDHPAVIFGNQQATYRELDRRTDALAWGLRERGLGPGDIAVLMMPNSIDWIIAYYALAKLGAVVLPVNFLYRTEELTHIFRDSGATAFIGKADHLTYAGPLVLESTRFHLALTSGEETADGFEPLNGLLLDRGPFPVYDVRNDDTLAIIYTSGTTGLAKGAMLTHHSLESNARTVADMRYTEPHDVCLGVLPLFHIYGQTSTLNASLYLGLTIRLWEHFDAEAVFTAIETEESSILIAVPTIFNRLAETAAQTPPVRSSLRFCVSGGASLPVEVLRRFEKAFHVTIYEGYGLTECSPVCVENPYGRPTKPGSIGVPIPGFEARIVDEKDTDVPPGGVGELIVKGPGVMKGYLNQPEATAEALRGGWLHTGDLARQDEDGYIFIVDRKKELIIRGGYNVYPREIEEVLYGHPAVLECAVVGLPHPDLGEEVAAVIVLRPGISTTPEEIRDYVKERVAPYKYPRVVRFVPELPKTNTGKILKRRIRLDGP